One Xiphophorus hellerii strain 12219 chromosome 24, Xiphophorus_hellerii-4.1, whole genome shotgun sequence DNA window includes the following coding sequences:
- the donson gene encoding protein downstream neighbor of son homolog has translation MAQQDDSWSSCKRPAEVVRLRRKRARSVAESPGPSGSSPASGLSSATPSLHSQSTSRGKRRNPFLTWDNTVSRPKKVLVEDCENVCTFIKLMSAEKTSGDRRSGPPGDSSAEKSLSEDNPLLETEEQHTDNLLFKNPLTITPVSIAPVSCAEYPADWSLKTRVIFTSPVSLSWTGQPKAQEEALGLSNSCRAKFTMLPHNLQEPRSWSDVRSAFQQSLVYWQHPSLPWLSLFPRINAEKNFSGKNMPWTQDEAVHESLVKEWSVSLSSLYSLLKVGLCPYFYVCSYQFTVLFKAAGLAGSDCITALISPTTRGLREAMKAEGVEFSLPLLKERRRISEQHRSIQKGEEEMENENKDFLQVDEDYQNWDEEDDGYSQGEDDSLSWLKEIGIQDKLRQPECINIQLQKEAPTLSLDHKPESAVCVEGSNSFNLINFLINWKSVVAAAGSQTGLPPTLLAPTAFRGATMNVLKGRSINVKNLVDCTYQNISSLELTGPILPSSLHAITTLLQTAQKGNFSAALYTHTPTTVMNIETYRKRCGKAVGDLTHCGLPPASINHLQQPSTLGKATLTHITMNNYNYTWKIG, from the exons atGGCTCAGCAGGACGACTCCTGGTCCAGCTGTAAGCGGCCTGCTGAGGTCGTTCGGCTGAGGAGAAAAAGAGCCCGTAGTGTCGCTGAGAGTCCCGGACCGAGCGGCTCTTCTCCGGCTTCTGGCCTCTCCTCAGCAACTCCCAGCCTCCACAGCCAGTCCACAAGCAGAGGGAAACGCAGGAATCCTTTTTTGACTTGGGATAACACTGTCAGTCGTCCGAAGAAAGTTTTAGTCGAAGACTGTGAAAATGTGTGTACTTTTATAAAACTAATGTCCGCTGAGAAGACATCAGGGGACCGCAGAAGTGGTCCACCAGGAGACAGCTCGGCGGAG AAGTCTCTGTCTGAAGACAACCCTCTGTTGGAAACAGAGGAGCAACATACTGACAATCTGCTGTTCAAG AACCCACTGACCATTACACCCGTCTCCATAGCTCCTGTTAGCTGTGCAGAGTATCCAGCTGACTGGAGCTTGAAAACTCGGGTCATCTTCACCTCTCCAGTCTCCTTGTCGTGGACAGGGCAACCGAAAGCTCAGGAAGAAGCTCTGGGGCTCAGCAACAGCTGCAGAGCTAAGTTTACTATGCTCCCGCACAATCTGCAG GAGCCCAGGTCCTGGTCCGACGTCCGGTCTGCCTTCCAGCAGAGCTTGGTGTACTGGCAGCACCCTTCTCTGCCCTGGCTCTCTTTGTTCCCCAGGATCAATGCTGAAAAGAACTTCTCTGGGAAGAACATGCCCTGGACTCAGGATGAAGCAGTACACGAGAGTCTTGTGAAGGAATG GTCTGTCAGTTTGTCATCTCTCTACAGCCTTTTAAAGGTGGGGCTGTGCCCATACTTCTATGTCTGCTCCTATCAG TTCACAGTGTTGTTCAAGGCAGCAGGCCTTGCAGGGTCAGACTGCATAACTGCCTTAATTTCTCCTACGACTCGAGGTCTCAGAGAAGCAATGAAGGCTGAAG GTGTGGAGTTCAGTCTTCCCCTGCTGAAGGAAAGGAGGCGGATTAGTGAGCAACATAGAAGTATTCAAAAGGGAGAAGAGGAAATGGAAAACGAGAACAAAGATTT cTTGCAGGTGGATGAGGACTATCAGAATTGGGATGAAGAAGATGATGGATACAGCCAAGGTGAAGATGACAGCTTGTCTTGGCTAAAGGAGATAGGAATCCAGGACAAACTCAGGCAGCCTGAATGCATTAACATACAGCT ACAAAAAGAAGCTCCGACTCTGTCTCTAGACCATAAACCTGAGTCGGCTGTATGTGTGGAGGGATCCAACTCCTTCAATCTCATCAACTTCCTAATCAACTGGAAAAGTGTGGTGGCTGCAGCTGGTTCTCAGACCGGTCTGCCACCAACCTTGCTGGCCCCCACTGCCTTCAGAGGGGCTACCATGAATGTGCTGAAG GGCCGCAGCATTAATGTCAAGAACTTGGTCGATTGTACCTACCAGAACATTAGCAGTCTGGAGCTCACAg GACCCATCCTTCCTTCATCTCTTCATGCCATCACAACTCTTCTTCAGACTGCTCAAAAAGGCAACTTCTCTGCTGCTCTTTATACTCATACACCCACTACTGTCATGAACATAGAAACCTACAGGAAACGG TGTGGCAAGGCAGTGGGAGACCTGACTCACTGtggtcttcctcctgcttcaaTTAATCATCTCCAGCAGCCATCCACTCTTGGGAAAGCTACCTTGACACACATTACAATGAATAACTACAACTACACCTGGAAGATTGGATAA